One Ricinus communis isolate WT05 ecotype wild-type chromosome 7, ASM1957865v1, whole genome shotgun sequence genomic region harbors:
- the LOC8288329 gene encoding uncharacterized membrane protein At3g27390 isoform X1: protein MRVPAGFLAWLWSFLCFLPFFFLLLLLGLVKATIICPLVVGIIVIGNSAVIIGLWIAHFLWTFYCVARTKRLGLVLKILVLLLLPLPLILWPVIGIVASLLGGFGYGFFAPLIATFEAVGQNVRDKCYHCFVDGCLSTINGSCTVVRDFTDFCFHSYFSYMDELSEKVPEGEKPIDIKLSRLPSCLLVILIGVPVDVLMITAVAFWKSPFMLFKGWKRLLEDLIGREGPFLETVCVPFAALAIILWPLGVIGAVLGAIVSSFFLGLYSAVIVHQEDSLFMGLAYVVAVVSLFDEYVNDLLYLREGSRLPRPRYRKNMGDLDADESKNGIKNRRENSLETRLSSQRSRTLKLAIQQYKPVHVWDWLFKSSEDNGRILLRDNLINIKDIEACLMKGDCKKLSIKLPALSLVQCLLASAKSDSSGLVISDDAELTRINGPRDKLFEWLIGPLLIMKEQIKQLQLDENEEACLKRIIMKCQNEKLEDWDDFGFPSNDNLRRAQLQGIIRRLEGIVSSMTRIPTFRRRFMNLMKVLYVEAIQAAASSGHSRGSSKFKHAGKSSNENGNRKGSRNETENESRLKTCQSENVV, encoded by the exons ATGAGGGTTCCTGCTGGGTTTCTTGCTTGGCTATGGAGCTTTCTGTGCTTCTtgcccttcttcttcttgctcCTTCTTCTTGGCCTTGTCAAAG CTACTATAATTTGTCCGTTGGTAGTGGGGATTATTGTGATTGGTAATTCAGCTGTGATTATTGGTCTTTGGATTGCTCATTTTCTATGGACTTTCTATTGTGTTGCaag aaccaAGAGACTTGGGCTTGTTCTGAAGATTTTGGTGCTGCTATTATTGCCACTGCCTTTGATCCTCTGGCCAGTTATTGGAATTGTTGCAAGTCTTTTGGGTGGATTTGGATATGGGTTCTTTGCTCCTCTTATTGCTACGTTTGAGGCTGTTGGACAGAATGTTAGGGATAAATGCTACCATTGTTTTGTT GATGGTTGTTTATCCACTATAAATGGGAGCTGCACAGTGGTCCGAGATTTTACTGATTTTTGCTTCCATTCTTACTTCTCTTACATGGATGAACTTAGTGAGAAAGTGCCAGAAGGTGAAAAACCTATCGATATAAA gTTATCAAGATTGCCAAGTTGTTTGTTAGTAATCCTGATTGGCGTGCCTGTAGATGTGCTTATGATTACAGCTGTTGCTTTTTGGAAAAGCCCATTCATGCTGTTCAAAGGATGGAAAAGGCTATTAGAAGATTTGATTGGTAGGGAAGGGCCATTCTTGGAGACGGTATGTGTTCCATTTGCTGCCCTTGCCATCATCCTTTGGCCTTTGGGTGTTATAGGAGCTGTGCTAGGGGCAATCGTATCCAGCTTCTTTCTGGGTCTTTACAGCGCCGTGATAGTTCATCAG GAAGACTCACTCTTCATGGGACTTGCCTATGTTGTAGCCGTGGTTTCTCTATTTGACGAGTATGTAAACGATCTACTTTACTTAAGAGAAGGGTCACGACTGCCAAG GCCAAGGTATAGGAAAAACATGGGCGACCTGGATGCAGATGAAAGCAAAAATGGTATCAAGAACAGAAGAGAAAACTCACTGGAAACAAGACTATCCTCACAAAGATCAAGAACACTGAAGTTggcaatccaacaatataaacCAGTTCAT GTTTGGGATTGGTTATTTAAATCCTCCGAGGACAATGGCAGGATACTTCTTCGCGACAACCTGATAAATATCAAGGACATAGAGGCATGCTTAATGAAGGGCGATTGTAAGAAGTTAAGCATCAAACTTCCAGCTCTGTCCTTAGTACAATGTCTGCTTGCCTCTGCAAAGTCCGACTCATCTGGGTTGGTGATCT CTGATGATGCAGAATTGACAAGGATTAATGGACCAAGGGATAAATTGTTTGAATGGTTAATTGGACCGCTGTTGATCATGAAAGAACAAATAAAGCAACTCCAATTAGATGAAAACGAAGAAGCCTGCCTGAAAAGGATTATTATGAAGTGCCAAAATGAAAAGCTTGAAGATTGGGATGACTTCGGGTTTCCATCAAATGACAACCTCAGAAGAGCACAGTTACAAGGCATAATTAGAAG ATTGGAGGGCATTGTAAGTTCTATGACCCGCATACCAACCTTTCGGCGCCGCTTTATGAATTTAATGAAGGTACTGTATGTAGAGGCAATTCAGGCTGCTGCTTCCTCTGGTCATAGTAGAGGATcatcaaaattcaaacatGCAGGCAAGAGCTCAAATGAGAATGGAAACAGAAAAGGGAGCAGAAATGAAACTGAAAATGAATCACGACTAAAGACATGTCAGAGTGAGAATGTAGTGTGA
- the LOC8288329 gene encoding uncharacterized membrane protein At3g27390 isoform X2, with protein MDFLLCCKSCFCLLLFRTKRLGLVLKILVLLLLPLPLILWPVIGIVASLLGGFGYGFFAPLIATFEAVGQNVRDKCYHCFVDGCLSTINGSCTVVRDFTDFCFHSYFSYMDELSEKVPEGEKPIDIKLSRLPSCLLVILIGVPVDVLMITAVAFWKSPFMLFKGWKRLLEDLIGREGPFLETVCVPFAALAIILWPLGVIGAVLGAIVSSFFLGLYSAVIVHQEDSLFMGLAYVVAVVSLFDEYVNDLLYLREGSRLPRPRYRKNMGDLDADESKNGIKNRRENSLETRLSSQRSRTLKLAIQQYKPVHVWDWLFKSSEDNGRILLRDNLINIKDIEACLMKGDCKKLSIKLPALSLVQCLLASAKSDSSGLVISDDAELTRINGPRDKLFEWLIGPLLIMKEQIKQLQLDENEEACLKRIIMKCQNEKLEDWDDFGFPSNDNLRRAQLQGIIRRLEGIVSSMTRIPTFRRRFMNLMKVLYVEAIQAAASSGHSRGSSKFKHAGKSSNENGNRKGSRNETENESRLKTCQSENVV; from the exons ATGGACTTTCTATTGTGTTGCaag TCctgtttttgtttattattatttagaaccaAGAGACTTGGGCTTGTTCTGAAGATTTTGGTGCTGCTATTATTGCCACTGCCTTTGATCCTCTGGCCAGTTATTGGAATTGTTGCAAGTCTTTTGGGTGGATTTGGATATGGGTTCTTTGCTCCTCTTATTGCTACGTTTGAGGCTGTTGGACAGAATGTTAGGGATAAATGCTACCATTGTTTTGTT GATGGTTGTTTATCCACTATAAATGGGAGCTGCACAGTGGTCCGAGATTTTACTGATTTTTGCTTCCATTCTTACTTCTCTTACATGGATGAACTTAGTGAGAAAGTGCCAGAAGGTGAAAAACCTATCGATATAAA gTTATCAAGATTGCCAAGTTGTTTGTTAGTAATCCTGATTGGCGTGCCTGTAGATGTGCTTATGATTACAGCTGTTGCTTTTTGGAAAAGCCCATTCATGCTGTTCAAAGGATGGAAAAGGCTATTAGAAGATTTGATTGGTAGGGAAGGGCCATTCTTGGAGACGGTATGTGTTCCATTTGCTGCCCTTGCCATCATCCTTTGGCCTTTGGGTGTTATAGGAGCTGTGCTAGGGGCAATCGTATCCAGCTTCTTTCTGGGTCTTTACAGCGCCGTGATAGTTCATCAG GAAGACTCACTCTTCATGGGACTTGCCTATGTTGTAGCCGTGGTTTCTCTATTTGACGAGTATGTAAACGATCTACTTTACTTAAGAGAAGGGTCACGACTGCCAAG GCCAAGGTATAGGAAAAACATGGGCGACCTGGATGCAGATGAAAGCAAAAATGGTATCAAGAACAGAAGAGAAAACTCACTGGAAACAAGACTATCCTCACAAAGATCAAGAACACTGAAGTTggcaatccaacaatataaacCAGTTCAT GTTTGGGATTGGTTATTTAAATCCTCCGAGGACAATGGCAGGATACTTCTTCGCGACAACCTGATAAATATCAAGGACATAGAGGCATGCTTAATGAAGGGCGATTGTAAGAAGTTAAGCATCAAACTTCCAGCTCTGTCCTTAGTACAATGTCTGCTTGCCTCTGCAAAGTCCGACTCATCTGGGTTGGTGATCT CTGATGATGCAGAATTGACAAGGATTAATGGACCAAGGGATAAATTGTTTGAATGGTTAATTGGACCGCTGTTGATCATGAAAGAACAAATAAAGCAACTCCAATTAGATGAAAACGAAGAAGCCTGCCTGAAAAGGATTATTATGAAGTGCCAAAATGAAAAGCTTGAAGATTGGGATGACTTCGGGTTTCCATCAAATGACAACCTCAGAAGAGCACAGTTACAAGGCATAATTAGAAG ATTGGAGGGCATTGTAAGTTCTATGACCCGCATACCAACCTTTCGGCGCCGCTTTATGAATTTAATGAAGGTACTGTATGTAGAGGCAATTCAGGCTGCTGCTTCCTCTGGTCATAGTAGAGGATcatcaaaattcaaacatGCAGGCAAGAGCTCAAATGAGAATGGAAACAGAAAAGGGAGCAGAAATGAAACTGAAAATGAATCACGACTAAAGACATGTCAGAGTGAGAATGTAGTGTGA
- the LOC8288330 gene encoding uncharacterized protein LOC8288330, translating into MSFPHPLRAFSVGAQSTTQLADKITDDPGVNKTPQSTVTCVYQIHISGYWCNVTVLWCKNLMNHSLNLILNNPESGQIFYSCKIDLKPWLFWSKKGCKSFDLEGSQVDIHWDLRSARFSSSPEPYGDYYVALVSDGEVVLLLGDLKKKAYKKTKSRPALVDPTLFYKKENVFAKKSFSTRAKFDERKQEHDIAVESSTAGPKDPEMWISIDGIVVIHVKNLQWKFRGNQTVIVNKQPVQVFWDVHDWLFNTTGTGHGLFIFKPRSGDSDDDRDDSTHGTNSDTSDGSKYFSTKSTTPIPEFSLFLYAWKIE; encoded by the coding sequence ATGTCTTTCCCACATCCGTTGAGAGCCTTCTCGGTAGGGGCTCAATCAACAACACAGTTGGCAGATAAAATAACAGACGACCCTGGAGTCAACAAAACCCCTCAGAGCACCGTAACTTGCGTCTATCAAATCCATATTTCTGGATATTGGTGCAATGTAACAGTTCTATGGTGCAAAAATCTTATGAATCATTCCCTCAACCTCATCTTAAATAATCCTGAAAGCGGCCAAATTTTTTACAGCTGCAAGATTGACCTTAAGCCTTGGCTTTTTTGGAGCAAAAAAGGGTGCAAGTCCTTTGACCTTGAAGGTTCCCAAGTAGATATTCATTGGGATCTGCGCTCAGCTAGATTTTCCAGTAGCCCCGAACCATATGGTGATTATTACGTAGCCTTAGTCTCTGACGGAGAGGTTGTATTATTGTTGGGAGATCTCAAGAAGAAAGCCTATAAGAAGACAAAATCTAGACCAGCACTTGTAGATCCTACCTTATTTTACAAGAAGGAAAATGTCTTTGCTAAAAAATCCTTCTCTACCAGAGCTAAATTTGACGAAAGGAAACAAGAGCACGACATTGCCGTGGAAAGTTCTACTGCAGGACCTAAAGACCCTGAAATGTGGATTAGCATAGATGGAATCGTAGTAATTCATGTGAAGAACTTGCAATGGAAATTCAGAGGGAACCAAACTGTTATCGTGAATAAGCAACCGGTGCAAGTTTTCTGGGACGTGCACGATTGGTTGTTTAATACCACAGGAACAGGTCATGGCTTGTTCATATTTAAACCAAGGTCAGGAGATTCTGATGATGACAGAGACGACAGCACTCATGGTACCAATAGCGATACCAGCGACGGGAGCAAGTATTTTTCAACCAAAAGCACCACACCGATCCCTGAATtctccctttttctttatgcatgGAAGATAGAGTGA
- the LOC8288331 gene encoding protein transport protein SFT2, whose product MQKTAQSWFTGGPSSTTPYNDEPKSLLADWNAYAASQDSDSSSLGFDLEAAVRTTSDKFTGTFNVVSKGVRDLPGNFQSATTNVPSGKSLMYFGVLLAAGVFFIFIAFTMFLPVMVLVPQKFAICFTVGCAFIIGSFFALKGPRNQLAHMSSKERLPFTLGFIGTMVGTVYVSMVLHSYVLSVLFSILQVLALSYYAISYFPGGSTGLKFLSSTFTSSLLRCFGR is encoded by the exons ATGCAAAAAACGGCGCAATCATGGTTCACAGGAGGGCCAAGCAGCACAACCCCGTATAACGATGAACCCAAATCTTTACTGGCCGATTGGAACGCATACGCTGCTTCTCAGGACTCCGATTCTTCCTCTCTAGGATTTGATCTCGAAGCCGCTGTTCGTACTACTAGTGATAAATTCACTGGCACTTTTAACGT GGTTTCTAAAGGAGTGAGGGATTTGCCTGGAAACTTTCAGTCTGCTACAACTAATGTTCCTTCTGGAAAATCTCTCATGTACTTTGGTGTTCTCCTTGCTGCTGGAgtgttctttatctttattgcATTTACCATGTTCCTTCCTGTAATGGTGTTGGTGCCTCAGAAATTTGCTATCTGCTTTACTGTTGGTTGTGCATTCATAATCGGTTCGTTTTTCGCACTTAAAGGCCCTAGGAATCAACTTGCGCATATGTCTTCTAAAGAG AGGCTCCCCTTTACGTTGGGTTTTATCGGCACCATGGTGGGAACTGTATACGTCTCTATGGTCCTTCACAGTTATGTTCTTTCTGTGCTCTTCTCTATTTTACAG GTCCTTGCCCTATCATACTATGCCATTTCATATTTCCCTGGAGGATCTACTGGGCTCAAGTTTCTTTCTTCAACTTTTACATCTTCGTTACTTAGATGTTTTGGAAGGTGA
- the LOC8288332 gene encoding uncharacterized protein LOC8288332 isoform X2, whose protein sequence is MKVAQNIVFLFKDSDGFASAVANALCPSPNTSFHRLEETFELSLGKYGIKDLKAIGNLIHFVDSGGNYQVSVLLLEKYEPPTLVCAVSEVLTQMVESSLSIPALIVPFVGMASKLKHETSATSNDGRASFYGVQIGPETDITSAIVRRTKKPPSSLQIHFEPLACFLQVVRILKLPTTLLFGRLSDKAAGKELEILSEMGELLASTMSLSFSREKITWNPAANTSKDIKEPWRALYG, encoded by the exons ATGAAAGTGGCTCAAAATATAGTGTTCCTATTCAAAGATTCCGATGGATTCGCTTCTGCTGTCGCTAATGCTCTCTGTCCTAGCCCTAACACTTCTTTTCACCGACT AGAAGAGACATTCGAGCTATCACTGGGAAAATATGGAATCAAAGATCTTAAAGCGATTGGTAATCTCATTCATTTTGTTGACAGTGGTGGCAATTATCAG GTCTCAGTGTTGCTTCTGGAGAAGTATGAGCCACCGACTTTAGTGTGTGCTGTCAGCGAAGTTTTGACTCAAATGGTTGAATCCTCATTAAGCATACCAGCATTAATAGTGCCATTTGTTGGGATGGCATCAAAACTTAAACACGAGACCAGCGCAACTAGTAATGATGGCAGAGCTTCATTCTATGGCGTTCAAATAGGTCCAGAAACAGATATAACCAGTGCCATCGTAAGGAGAACCAAAAAGCCACCATCTTCGCTGCAAATTCATTTTGAACCTTTGGCCTGCTTTCTTCAGGTGGTTCGCATCTTGAAATTGCCGACTACACTTCTTTTTGGAAGGCTTTCAGATAAAGCTGCTGGAAAAGAGCTTGAG ATACTATCTGAAATGGGAGAGCTTTTGGCAAGCACCATGTCCTTGAGCTTCTCGAGGGAAAAAATCACATGGAATCCAGCAGCAAACACATCAAAGGATATTAAAGAGCCATGGCGAGCATTGTATGGTTGA
- the LOC8288332 gene encoding uncharacterized protein LOC8288332 isoform X1, with protein sequence MKVAQNIVFLFKDSDGFASAVANALCPSPNTSFHRLEETFELSLGKYGIKDLKAIGNLIHFVDSGGNYQVSVLLLEKYEPPTLVCAVSEVLTQMVESSLSIPALIVPFVGMASKLKHETSATSNDGRASFYGVQIGPETDITSAIVRRTKKPPSSLQIHFEPLACFLQVVRILKLPTTLLFGRLSDKAAGKELELIFQILSEMGELLASTMSLSFSREKITWNPAANTSKDIKEPWRALYG encoded by the exons ATGAAAGTGGCTCAAAATATAGTGTTCCTATTCAAAGATTCCGATGGATTCGCTTCTGCTGTCGCTAATGCTCTCTGTCCTAGCCCTAACACTTCTTTTCACCGACT AGAAGAGACATTCGAGCTATCACTGGGAAAATATGGAATCAAAGATCTTAAAGCGATTGGTAATCTCATTCATTTTGTTGACAGTGGTGGCAATTATCAG GTCTCAGTGTTGCTTCTGGAGAAGTATGAGCCACCGACTTTAGTGTGTGCTGTCAGCGAAGTTTTGACTCAAATGGTTGAATCCTCATTAAGCATACCAGCATTAATAGTGCCATTTGTTGGGATGGCATCAAAACTTAAACACGAGACCAGCGCAACTAGTAATGATGGCAGAGCTTCATTCTATGGCGTTCAAATAGGTCCAGAAACAGATATAACCAGTGCCATCGTAAGGAGAACCAAAAAGCCACCATCTTCGCTGCAAATTCATTTTGAACCTTTGGCCTGCTTTCTTCAGGTGGTTCGCATCTTGAAATTGCCGACTACACTTCTTTTTGGAAGGCTTTCAGATAAAGCTGCTGGAAAAGAGCTTGAG TTGATTTTCCAGATACTATCTGAAATGGGAGAGCTTTTGGCAAGCACCATGTCCTTGAGCTTCTCGAGGGAAAAAATCACATGGAATCCAGCAGCAAACACATCAAAGGATATTAAAGAGCCATGGCGAGCATTGTATGGTTGA